From the Micromonospora sediminicola genome, one window contains:
- a CDS encoding Rv0361 family membrane protein — MGREQGWHRPARRRRPVRAGVLVAVLGLGTCLVGVAGLAVWNAQVVLQADGPVRETADGFFRDVAAGDTDRAYERLCRETRGRWSQVGFGSWMRTPPVVSGYEIVDVSVATRGGRPRGTVVVRINRDGGGSEERELSVVPEDGGWRVCGDPF; from the coding sequence ATGGGCAGGGAGCAGGGATGGCATCGGCCGGCCCGGCGTCGCCGGCCGGTACGCGCCGGTGTGCTGGTCGCCGTGCTCGGGCTGGGCACCTGCCTGGTCGGGGTGGCCGGGTTGGCGGTGTGGAACGCCCAGGTGGTGCTGCAGGCCGACGGGCCGGTGCGGGAGACCGCGGACGGGTTCTTCCGCGACGTCGCGGCCGGCGACACCGACCGGGCCTACGAGCGGCTGTGCCGGGAGACGCGCGGCCGGTGGAGCCAGGTCGGGTTCGGCAGCTGGATGCGCACGCCGCCGGTGGTCAGCGGCTACGAGATCGTCGACGTGTCGGTGGCGACCCGGGGCGGTCGGCCGCGCGGCACGGTCGTGGTGCGGATCAACCGCGACGGCGGCGGCAGCGAGGAGCGGGAGCTGTCGGTGGTGCCGGAGGACGGGGGCTGGCGGGTGTGCGGGGACCCGTTCTGA
- a CDS encoding outer membrane protein assembly factor BamB family protein: MTRDGRPQTAVIELDRPPARPQPRPPRRRRWRTAATLAGCLLLGAAAPPRSGPVTGLPLSARVALLGAGGLLLVADPPALTAYGRDGRVRWRGPAPVGAWSAAATEDLILVTGRDSARQVTGTWAYAVGTGEVRWYRPDRVRPAGDGAVAVTEVRSVADPGQRIQGAVRGVDLATGVDRWSVPVPSTAVLATTPGRVVVVHDDGLARVHDVRDGARLGETRLPPAGYAPGNPLVVGTHLVLRHPAPAGAALSGYDLPALTPRWRRLLPAGETPSAGCAAVLCLSGVRDRRALDPATGEQVWRWPGGADWRAGADDGDPARQVLLRPARVDGPTLVVTIGRDGPRPGPVLPAGTRDCHAVAGALACRGPHGRLAVWPWGSAGGT; encoded by the coding sequence ATGACGCGTGACGGGCGCCCGCAGACGGCCGTGATCGAACTGGACCGGCCACCCGCGCGACCACAGCCCCGCCCGCCTCGCCGCCGCCGGTGGCGGACCGCGGCGACACTGGCCGGATGCCTGCTGCTGGGCGCCGCCGCGCCGCCGCGCTCCGGGCCGGTCACCGGTCTGCCGCTGTCCGCCCGGGTCGCCCTGCTCGGCGCCGGCGGGCTGCTGCTCGTGGCCGATCCGCCCGCGCTGACCGCGTACGGCCGCGACGGCCGGGTGCGGTGGCGGGGTCCGGCTCCCGTCGGCGCCTGGTCCGCGGCGGCCACCGAAGACCTGATCCTGGTGACCGGCCGCGACAGCGCGCGGCAGGTGACCGGCACCTGGGCGTACGCGGTCGGCACCGGAGAGGTGCGCTGGTACCGGCCCGATCGCGTCCGGCCCGCCGGTGACGGCGCGGTGGCGGTGACCGAGGTCCGCAGCGTCGCCGACCCGGGCCAGCGGATCCAGGGCGCGGTGCGCGGCGTCGACCTGGCCACCGGCGTCGACCGGTGGTCGGTGCCGGTGCCGTCGACGGCCGTGCTGGCCACCACGCCCGGCCGGGTCGTGGTGGTGCACGACGACGGGCTGGCCCGGGTGCACGACGTGCGCGACGGCGCCCGGCTCGGCGAGACCCGACTGCCCCCGGCCGGCTACGCCCCGGGCAATCCCCTCGTCGTCGGCACGCACCTGGTGCTGCGGCACCCGGCGCCGGCCGGCGCCGCCCTCAGCGGCTACGACCTGCCGGCGCTGACCCCACGCTGGCGCCGGCTGCTGCCGGCCGGGGAGACACCCTCCGCGGGCTGCGCCGCGGTGCTCTGCCTGAGCGGCGTGCGGGACCGGCGTGCGCTCGACCCGGCCACCGGCGAGCAGGTGTGGCGCTGGCCCGGCGGCGCCGACTGGCGGGCCGGCGCCGACGACGGAGACCCGGCCCGGCAGGTGCTGCTGCGCCCCGCCCGCGTCGACGGACCCACGCTGGTGGTCACCATCGGCCGCGACGGTCCCCGACCGGGGCCGGTGCTGCCCGCCGGCACCCGCGACTGTCACGCCGTGGCCGGCGCGCTGGCCTGCCGGGGACCGCACGGGCGGCTGGCGGTGTGGCCGTGGGGATCCGCCGGAGGTACCTGA
- a CDS encoding VOC family protein, whose protein sequence is MTTHADLAMVNLDSSDPAAHAAFYAHALGWEITHSETEYAMITKDGTSIGFGRVPGYAPPAWPDPTGGKRYHLDLTVDDVAVAEKDLVAAGATRPEFQPGGERWTVLLDPIGQPFCLCPRR, encoded by the coding sequence ATGACGACGCACGCCGACCTCGCGATGGTCAACCTGGACAGCTCCGACCCGGCCGCGCACGCGGCCTTCTACGCCCACGCCCTCGGCTGGGAGATCACCCACAGCGAGACCGAGTACGCCATGATCACCAAGGACGGGACCTCGATCGGCTTCGGCCGGGTGCCCGGGTACGCGCCGCCGGCCTGGCCGGACCCGACCGGCGGCAAGCGCTACCACCTCGACCTCACCGTCGACGACGTGGCGGTCGCGGAGAAGGACCTGGTGGCGGCCGGGGCGACCCGGCCGGAGTTCCAGCCCGGCGGCGAGCGGTGGACCGTGCTGCTCGACCCGATCGGGCAGCCGTTCTGCCTGTGCCCCCGACGCTGA
- a CDS encoding LLM class flavin-dependent oxidoreductase — protein MRHGLEICCGGAAVTVAELVALGELAERSGWDGVFLEDYLIHHAGDEPPTWDPWLVLAAVAGRTERVRLGTTVTALPRRRPAKLAREVLTLDHLSGGRAGVAVGVGDPGDRGLAAFGEPTDLRTRAAMLDEGLDLLVGLLGGERVTHQGTHYRAEGVALRPAPVQSPRVPVWVGGSTQAGAVLRRAARADGIVPYKLTDTDDWSDFTPDEVADLVAALPATRADGQPFDVVVGGRRRRTDERAERAYLAELAGAGATWWLEYVPAGDPAAMRAAVARGPLR, from the coding sequence GTGCGACACGGGTTGGAGATCTGCTGCGGCGGCGCCGCGGTGACGGTGGCCGAGCTGGTGGCGCTCGGTGAGCTGGCCGAGCGGTCCGGCTGGGACGGCGTGTTCCTGGAGGACTACCTCATCCACCACGCCGGGGACGAGCCGCCCACCTGGGACCCGTGGCTGGTGCTGGCGGCGGTGGCCGGGCGCACCGAGCGGGTGCGGCTGGGCACCACCGTGACCGCGCTGCCCCGACGCCGCCCGGCCAAGCTGGCCCGTGAGGTGCTCACCCTCGACCACCTCAGCGGCGGGCGGGCCGGCGTCGCGGTCGGTGTCGGCGACCCCGGCGACCGGGGCCTGGCCGCGTTCGGCGAGCCGACCGACCTCAGGACCCGCGCCGCGATGCTCGACGAGGGCCTCGACCTGCTGGTCGGGTTGCTCGGCGGCGAGCGGGTCACGCACCAGGGCACCCACTACCGGGCCGAGGGCGTGGCCCTGCGTCCCGCGCCGGTGCAGTCGCCGCGGGTGCCGGTCTGGGTGGGCGGCAGCACCCAGGCCGGGGCGGTGCTGCGGCGTGCCGCCCGGGCCGACGGGATCGTGCCCTACAAGCTGACCGACACCGACGACTGGTCCGACTTCACCCCGGACGAGGTCGCCGACCTGGTCGCCGCGCTGCCGGCCACCCGGGCCGACGGGCAGCCGTTCGACGTGGTGGTCGGCGGCAGGCGTCGCCGGACCGACGAGCGGGCCGAGCGGGCCTACCTGGCGGAGCTGGCGGGGGCGGGCGCCACCTGGTGGCTGGAGTACGTGCCGGCCGGTGACCCGGCCGCGATGCGGGCCGCGGTCGCCCGCGGCCCGCTGCGCTGA